TCTCTTGAGCAAGCCGAATGACTGAGAATCAGGGGCGACGGGAACAATAAGGGACATGTCAGAACACTACCATCACCGAATTGCTTGCTAGCGAGCGGGCATGAACTTTGAAAGTAGATTGAGTCAGTGCACTTTGACAGCTAGAATGTCATGTGGTGTGAACTGTTTTCTGTGACAGCAACAATCAAACAATCGACACAGacgaagttaaaaaaaaaggttagcTTGCAAGCTACATGCCTTTTGTGGTTGAAGCTTCCATCGCTGTCCCCAGGTGTCTCCTCGCTTTCTACATTCGCACCATTCTCGTCATCTTCAATAGTCACGTCCCCATAACCTGAGGTGGTGACGCTTTCAAGGGCCCGCTCCGTAACTCCATCGTCGGTCTGGTCCAGGGCCGTTTCTGTGTCCTTCCCGACGGAAGCTTGAGTTGCAGAAGTCCCAGTCAAAGCTCGAAGCAACAACAGGAGCACTAGAGAAATGCCCACGTTTCCTAACTGAAACCCCTTTTCCATTGGTAAAAGTGTCTCATTAGTAAAAAGGCATTCACATACCAAACCATAAAGTGAATACAGTTGGAAGAAGTGACAAAACGGCGCCCAAAAATAGTTTCTTGAGCTTAGTTCGTCACCTAGCCTTGTCTTTTCGTTGTCTTTCCTTAACGTAAACATTCATGGCCACTTGGGCACCATGATATTCCCTTTATACTTGACGTCGGATGAGCCTTGGTAACACTGAACCCACCCCGTTTCCAAACACGTATTGGTTGCAAAAAATGTTAGACGTGCTCAGTCCCCTGTACTGCAAGATGGTAGTTGCTTTATCAAGTCAATCATACCAGCTCGTGTACTCAGCAGTAGACGATTGCTTAGCTCGGTTGTCATTCACGACTGAGCGTGCCTATACGAACCGCCCACCAAACGCTGAATATTACTGGATGTTAGCACGTCAATCAAATCATGTAGgcggggagagaaagggagacgaGTGGCGTGTCTGGACATGACCAGTGGAAATTCTCTGACAGGACTGTATCGTGGCACTGATATGGCTGCAACTCAGCCAATGGTCGAAAGAAAATGTACCTCACATTCAAACCATTGGCTATTTTACCCAAACCGCGAAAGGACCTCTGGTTCGTAATTCGCTGTATATAACTGCCTCTCAAAGTCGTTGCTACGACAAGTTGATCAGAGGCGGGTTTTTGGCTTTCACCGCTCTTGATTGGGTCGAATAAGATCGAGATGGAAACATCTACGTGGCTGTTTGCCTCAGGGCAAATGTGGACCAATGTCGGTTCGGTTCTTCCGGTTTCACCCTTGGATTTTAGACACAAAAATGTCGTGATCATGTGCTTATTACTTAATATTTACTGTGATAGTAATAAACAGTTTTCCACATATACGAATTGATAAACCGAAATCTTCCCTTAGCACATGTAAGGTCTACTTCTATAATACACACATAATTTGACATGTCCATCTGCTAAACTTAATTTAGTATTCTGTAACTGTGTAAACAATAACCATTTCGTcaaagtatgtggtttagtgccaaacctgggtaagttaacctGAGTAAGTGTTAAACCTAAAAGAGGTcatgtggctttgttttgcaaGGACAATGAAGCCATAACACTCTTCTATTAGAGGTTCACCACTTACTGCGAGTTAATTCACGCAGGTGTGTCACTAACTAGGATTACCCCCGTTCTGTCCCATCTTTCCAACCAGTTTCCAACACTATGGGCGACTCTCAAAAGCAGTTTACTCTGACACCGTGGCGCCTCCTTGTGGTGAATTATGACTGTCTTTGAAGTATGATAACTTTCTTACACTCTAAGGACATTAAAacacaataattaaaaaaaacaatgcagatACTTCCTTTCTTAATCTTAAAATAATCTTGAACAATCTCATATTTCAAAAGTGTATAAAAACGACAACCACCAAGTTTTGTATTTGATTGGTCCTGTTTAAGATGGCAACTCACAGTATAAAGTAATAATCAGTTTCCCTGTTTCCACTTCACAGTAGTGCTGGTACAGACTACATTTCCCAAATCCACAGTAGATCAGAGACCCCTGGAACATGGGTATACACAGCCTTTGAACTACGAAGATGCTCAATATTCTCTTTCAACAGCAAAATGCCTCAATGTCATGATGGCATTTGGCAGCTGAATGACTTGACAGACCATCAGTACAAGCAAAGACAGACTTGAAATAAGGCCAGTTCATTTGAGACTCCACAAGGCCATTGGCAACAGGCACATTCTCATAGAAGACAAAAATatcaatgaaaaaaacaaaacacgtCATCACAATTCATCCAACTGAacttcaaaataacaaaaaaatatttgttaattAGTAGGCAAATTTTCTGCTTTTCTCATAAGTATACAATCACAAGTACCTATCGCAATGCAAGGGAAATGAGAAAAGAAATCACACTTGAGAGtcattaaaacaaatacatctaAGGAACACCAATACTTTTGTACCTGGACATAGACATTTTGGTGAGGCGTCACTCTGTGAACCAAACTGAGAACTCTACTCTCCCTCATCCTTATGCATAACATGCACCGACCTttggtttgtttaaaaaaaaaaaaaagagagagagaaaaaggcggCGTGTGCGTTTCGTGGCGAAAGGCCAAAGCCACTGCAGTATTCAGGCTTCTCAGTGCTGCTCATGGGACCCTTAGCCACTGCATGTTACAACATCTCCCTTCCTGCTCAACCACACCACTGTGAGCTCATCAAGTGATTTGAACGCTACTGATTGGCTGGCTTTGATGGGATCAGCCAATTAAGGGCTGACACCTTCTCTGTATTCACAATCCTTGATCGCCTCAACTGAAAGACATTGTAATTGTCTAATGAGTATAAAGTAGCGTGTCCGAAACAGGAGAGGCACTTCAAATCTGCAGGGCCTAGGGTTCTTACATGACGACTGAGAAACCCATTACaccacagaaacaaacatgagGCACAGTGAGCGGAGAAAGTGAGCGGAGAAAACGTGCAAGAATGGGTGAACTGTCAAATCAGTTTGACAGACATGCAGTTACACAGCATTTTAGGCTAAAAATGCATCCCTCAGTCAGAGGGAAAGACattaacacccccaccccccacaattACCTAGCTCTCAATCAAGCGAGAGAAATAcatagagaaagaagagagacagaaaagagccAGAGCACCCCTCTCTCAGGATTAGCACCAGTCTGTAAGAGGTCCAGTATGGGTGAGGTTTAGTCTTTCCGCTATGCCCTGGCAGTTGAGTGAAACCATTAGGGCAAGAGCAGGGGGATATTCCACAAAGCACGATTCCCATGTTAGCCACATAACTATGCCAAGTGCAACATGGAAGCCACCCAAATCTGGCACATCGATTTGGGTAAAAAGTGCTGCTTGGGTTGCACGTCAACGCATCTTATCAGATAATTCAGCGATTCTGCTTTGCGGAGTACACTCCCCCATCCAGCCCCAAGTGTACACCTGGCCTGAACTTTACAAGAAGAGGTGGTAGAGACATTCTGGCTACAGGAGTAGAaaattgtgtgtgcttgtgtgtgtgtgtgtgtgcttgtgtgtgtgtgtgtgtgtgtgtgtgtgtgtgtctcatatctTCTTCATGGGCACTTGAGGTGACAGGCTGATAATCTCGGAGTTGAATGCTCGGTAGGTGAGGTGTCAGTTAAGGTGACAGGCTGAAGATCTCGGAGTTGAATGCTCGGTAGGTAGGTGAGGTCTCAGTTGCTTGGTGGGGTCTTAGATGATTGGAGGGTCTCTGGTCTTCACACTTCCATCCTCCATGCCGAAGTAAGCTTTCTCTGCCATTCCTACAAATAGCCCGGTCTCCACCACACctaaaaggcaaacaaacaaacagagtgaGCAGGAGAGATGAAGACTTCAAGAGACGTAGGCATACTACACCACAGGAAACTATTACGCAGGCACTGAATGTCACTGCTAAGCCAAATACAAGCAGCAATGCAAGAGACGGAGGATGATCTATTGTGAAATACAAGCATTTAGAGAGCAACTGCAGTCATCTACATTAACATATTAAATAGCTGAGTACAAATTTGGTACAACCCACTATTATGCTCGCTGATAATGTAGTAATTATGTTGTGTTGTCTACAGGGTCGGATTAAGAATGCTAAAGACCCTGTGCCTAACCACCTCATTATCCCACAAGATTTTCCGGACATCTAGGAAATGTACCAATTTGCAACCACGATGAAGTGCTACATCCTTACCATCCCACCcttaacacagcacacaaatgcacactttgGTATAGCAGCACTTCCTCAATGACAACTCAGCTACACCAATTGTGAGCAACTAGATGAGGTGATGCTAACTAGAATGTCAAAAAAAGATAAAACTCAATAATCCTATTAATCAGATTAAATCCTATTAAACGATCACTTTCACATAATTTAAGTAACATGATTATACAACACAAATTCAATGCTAGATctccacagaaaacacaacacagacacatacgttTTCGTACAGTAGTTCAGGCTATTCCATGACAATCGAACTACACAAATTGTTAACAACTAGATGAGAGAAAAAGTTAAATCAGTACAAACAGCGTCTTTTTATCAACTTAACGGCAGTAGCTACAATCCCAGTTAGGAGTACTCTTAATGAAACTGGCTGGTCGTCTAAAGCCGTGCACTCAGCTATTGGCTATCGTGAGGCATCAACTCCTTTCTCTCCAGGAATAGTTGCAGGGTTGGTTGATGTGCATTGGTGCCGGTAGATTTTGTAAAGTCTGCATACTTGTTACGATAAGTATTTAAGATAAGTTGCTGACATTGAAACCATCTGACTTTGTGCCTCCTCTAAATAAAGCTGCACAGCAGGTTTGTCTGCCAACCTGATTTCCTTTTTGTTAATAACGAAATATTAGACTGCCGACATCTGTCATGCATTTCTTTCCTTTCAGACTGAATGTTTTGACAGCTCCATATTTTCATGTCGGAAAAAACACGTTGAATAGTCAAACAATAGGTAGGATAGCCAGTTAATTTCTAGTCTCAGAGAATTATATAGTCACAGAGAATTATCTAGTGACATGCAGTTTGGTTGCCACCTGACATATATACTCATATCATTTGTGGAAATATTGTGACAGGGTCCGATGTCATGCTTGAGGAGTCAGACTGACCTGGGATCAttttgatggctgtgtttactTCCTTCCAGTTCTGGCTGTGCTCAAACTTCCAGTCCAGGATAAAGTTGCTGTTATCAGTCACTACAGGACCCTGGTGTTGGACAGATGCATGAATGACAGTTGAACCCACCAATCACACTTGATTTGCCAAACAGTTTGAGAAAAGCTCTGGTTATATCCGTTCCCCTTTTATGTCTAAATACAAAATTTCACAATGGTTATAGAATTGGTGGTCCAAACAAATATTGTAATGTAATAAATATTTGTCTAAATGTTTCATAAGTCGACGCAGAAATTATTTTCAAtatttgtgtgagggtgtgtgtgtgtttgtctcaccGCTTTGCTCACTGCCATCCTCAGCACAGCTTCACCACCAAACCTCTTGGCAATCGCCCTGGAAACGGGGATGTATGCCATGGGGATGACCTCTATGGGAACCCCCTTCTTCCACTGCTGGCCTAAAGCCTTTGAGTCTTTTCTGTacagacaggaaatgacacGTCACAACAGTAATCCTCAATGTTTAAAAACGTACTTAAAGGCATGATCCACGATTCTGGcgaaaagttgttgatgtttgagctcctagccatttgtttgtttcccatttacagaacacCTGCGTGTTTTTAAGCACACCAAATGGAGTGCTAGAGGACCATAAGGAGCAATTGGCTGAATTTGTCAAAAAGtttattggattagaatcatggaCCTAACCTTTAAGACGTCAGTGTCaaaccctctcactctcacacaccggacacactcacacctacctGAAGTCTGCGATGACTATGAAGTGTTTCGCACAACCAGCCACAATCTTCTCCTGAGTCAGACAGCCTCTGCCAGAGAAGGCCACCATATGTTGTAAAGAACCTCATACCACTCTCAGATATTTTCAGTCATGTCAAGGCTGAGGAAATGTGCCTTGTTCTTACCCTCCTCCCTTGATGAGAGTGAGTCCTGCATCCACTTCATCAGCACCATCAATGGCAACATCCAGCtgttacagacagacacaaacaaacaaacaaacaaacacaaactttgaGAAAcattcttgagtgtgtgttaaaatagtcTTCTTTCCAGACACGTGTGAATGAGAAGCTATGTGTGGTGGCTGACTGTTCAGCAGCTCACCTCTGGATGCCGGTCcaggtcagagagagtgaggcaatGCTGCAGGATTAACTGACGcgcctgaggaggagagaaagagagtgctgTGGGGAAAGGGGTGAAGGACAACTGATTTCACAAACATGgtttcacactctctccacaTTGACATCGGAAAATTGCACTTACCTGGAAGGaggtaggaacacacacaatgttcaacTTCTCCTGGCGCACTCTCTCCgctaataaacacacagacatgcaagcaTAGATATTTTTGCAAAAATACAAATGACTATCCACATAAATATGCCTTATTTATTCTTCCAAAGTACCAAAGGAAAAATCCACTTACACAGCCTATCAACCGCATACACTATGGTAGAGCCACTACCAATACCAACGACCTGGTTATTCTGCAGAGGAGGGAAAACAAGATAACACAGTTACAAACGGTCATACTCCCGCTACAGTTTAACTAAATTGCGGATTCTCCAAGGTCAAGGCATGCACGGGATACACCACACTGTTATCAATGGACATACTTTAgtgtttctgctctgctctttcaAATCACTTTCTAAAGCAATGCTATTTTTCATTATAAGCCTTCCAGAGAGTTAGCTTGCTAATTCACGGCCTATGTATTGATCTGGACACGTGCAGTCACATTGAAATCAGATGACTTGAACTGGATGACAAGATTCAAGACGCTTAGAACTCTACTTGGTAAATCTCAAATAGTGAAATTCTTCAAACGGGCAAACTGAAAGTGTACTTTCACTCTATGGCACATAGTTATCCTTCCTGCTAATGTTATCAAATAGACATAATGTTATATTGGCGAAATGTCACTCACTGCTCAGGTCGAAAGAGTTACTCTTGAAACATTTGAGTAACTAGGCTGACTGCCAGTCTAACTTGTGGATAGCGACAATTACTTTATGTGCCCGTGCTTGATAGTTTCGCTGTCTAACTTCGCGGAAATGGCTTAGTAAAAAGATAAGACTGGGCACTGTACCCAGATATAGCTATCCGAGGATTCATCACCTTAGGTAAGAAGATAACACCTTAGATAACAAGATTGCTAAATGAGGAGTTAAACCAGGTTATTTGAGTAGTAGTGCACTACATTATTAACTTGTGAGCAAAGATGTAACATGTAAACGGAGGGGCAAAAACTACCTTTTAGCAGACCAGCATAATGATAGTAAGTGAAGAATGCAACAGTAATTGTCGCTATCCACAAGTAAGACTGGCAGTCAGCCTAGTTACTCAAATGTTTCAAGAGTAACTTTTTCGACCTGAGCAGTGAGTGACATTTCGCCAATATAACATTATGTCTATTTGATAACATTAGCAGGAAGGAGGATAACTCTGTGTCATAGAGTGAAAGTACACTTTCAGTTTGCCCATTTGAAGAATTTCACTATTTGAGATTTACCAAGTAGAGTTCTAAGCGTCTTGAATCTTGTCATTCAGTTCAAGTCATCTGATTTCAATGTGACTGCACGTGTGCAGATCAATACATAGGCCGTGAATTAGCAAGCTAGCTCTCTGGAAAGCTTATAATGAAAAAATGTCATGGACGAACTAAAGGACTGTTGTTCAGGTGTGTCATTAGTTCATTCATGAAGTTAAGTATTACAGCCAAATGTAACCCTGGCATCAGGATATACTTGGTTTACCTACCTGTATGTGGTTGTCCACTGCAGCGTACGCAGCGAGTTTCTTTGCTTCCTCTGCCATTACTGTTCCGTAGCTGCGAGGGCGACTCCCGCAAAAACACACGTGTGTCTCCTTCTCGATTTCAAAGAGGGGTGGCCTGATCCTCCCCCAACGCAACGAGGA
Above is a window of Clupea harengus chromosome 14, Ch_v2.0.2, whole genome shotgun sequence DNA encoding:
- the rpia gene encoding ribose-5-phosphate isomerase; translated protein: MLFQGWVGFTFRSSLRWGRIRPPLFEIEKETHVCFCGSRPRSYGTVMAEEAKKLAAYAAVDNHIQNNQVVGIGSGSTIVYAVDRLSERVRQEKLNIVCVPTSFQARQLILQHCLTLSDLDRHPELDVAIDGADEVDAGLTLIKGGGGCLTQEKIVAGCAKHFIVIADFRKDSKALGQQWKKGVPIEVIPMAYIPVSRAIAKRFGGEAVLRMAVSKAGPVVTDNSNFILDWKFEHSQNWKEVNTAIKMIPGVVETGLFVGMAEKAYFGMEDGSVKTRDPPII